From a region of the Pseudooceanicola aestuarii genome:
- a CDS encoding alpha/beta hydrolase, translated as MLTRLITIAGIALTVTAVLPFALILSQPVRASLPETGGLDFSRQIARGAAPLGVERITMRDGLALPVRRVAGPNGAPLLVLVHGSGWHGGQFDGLARRMAEHANVVVPDLRGHGASEGRSGDVDHIGQLEEDLADLIAAEAAPGQKVVLAGHSSGGGLVVRFAGGGNAALIDGAILLAPFLKYNAPTARDNSGGWAHPLTRRIVGLSMLNKVGIHALDHLTVMQFAMPQEVLKGPQGHLARTEYSWRMNTSYAPRGDYLSDVAALPPFLLVAGARDEAFRADQYEPVMSAATPNGRYVLLPGVSHLDVVDAPETTRKMAEFLDEL; from the coding sequence ATGCTGACGAGACTTATCACCATCGCGGGGATCGCGCTGACCGTGACGGCGGTTCTGCCATTTGCGCTGATCCTGTCGCAACCGGTCCGGGCAAGCCTGCCGGAAACCGGGGGGCTGGACTTCTCCAGGCAGATCGCACGCGGGGCGGCGCCGCTTGGGGTGGAAAGGATTACGATGCGGGACGGGCTCGCTCTGCCCGTACGGCGGGTTGCCGGGCCGAACGGGGCGCCCTTGCTCGTTCTCGTGCACGGATCGGGCTGGCACGGTGGGCAATTCGATGGGCTGGCGCGACGGATGGCGGAGCATGCGAATGTCGTGGTTCCCGATCTGCGCGGGCACGGCGCTTCCGAAGGACGGTCGGGCGACGTGGACCATATCGGCCAGCTGGAGGAGGACCTGGCAGACCTGATCGCGGCAGAGGCGGCGCCCGGGCAAAAGGTCGTGCTTGCCGGGCATTCCTCCGGGGGCGGGTTGGTGGTGCGGTTCGCCGGTGGGGGTAACGCAGCGCTGATCGATGGGGCCATCCTGCTGGCCCCATTCCTCAAATACAATGCCCCCACCGCGCGGGACAACTCCGGGGGCTGGGCGCACCCTTTGACCCGCCGGATCGTCGGGCTGTCCATGCTGAACAAGGTCGGCATTCACGCCTTGGACCATCTGACGGTGATGCAATTCGCAATGCCGCAAGAGGTGCTGAAGGGGCCGCAGGGCCACTTGGCACGAACCGAATATTCCTGGCGGATGAACACATCCTATGCGCCGAGAGGGGATTACCTGTCAGATGTCGCCGCTCTGCCGCCGTTTCTCCTTGTCGCCGGGGCGCGGGACGAGGCGTTTCGCGCCGATCAATATGAGCCCGTGATGTCGGCGGCCACGCCGAACGGGCGGTATGTGCTGCTTCCGGGCGTATCGCATCTGGACGTGGTGGATGCACCCGAAACGACTCGAAAGATGGCGGAGTTTTTGGATGAACTCTGA